The following proteins are co-located in the Haloarcula rubripromontorii genome:
- a CDS encoding SRPBCC family protein gives MERVSLTRTIPADSETVTGLITDVAPFMRAAGFDEVTLDGDDLGITNRVGLFEIELDLEIVETDAVLRYEQREGIFESMMTEYRIEAVDDGTEVTATTEYSALDLPVLGEMLDSTVVSRQRTKELNRQFDWLVEQVPSR, from the coding sequence ATGGAGCGCGTCTCGCTGACTCGGACAATCCCGGCCGATTCGGAAACAGTCACCGGTCTGATAACCGACGTGGCACCGTTCATGCGCGCGGCAGGCTTCGACGAGGTGACGCTCGACGGGGACGACCTCGGCATCACGAACCGCGTCGGCCTCTTCGAAATCGAATTGGACCTTGAAATCGTCGAGACCGACGCCGTGTTGCGGTACGAACAGCGAGAGGGTATCTTCGAGTCGATGATGACGGAGTACCGCATCGAGGCCGTCGACGACGGGACCGAGGTGACGGCGACGACGGAGTACAGCGCACTCGACCTCCCGGTTCTCGGCGAGATGCTCGATTCGACCGTCGTCTCCCGACAGCGCACGAAGGAGCTCAACAGGCAGTTCGACTGGCTGGTCGAGCAAGTGCCATCGCGGTAG
- a CDS encoding S8 family serine peptidase, which produces MNESLSYLRSAVPQEFKEELLPTVEAIDGVKYTEFNHVREPIATVPNDPKFDSQYAPQLVNAPKAWDVTFGSKDVTIAVIDTGTDYTHPDLDGQFGSQKGRDFVDNDSDPAPQSAQHGTHVSGIAAGETNDETGIAGVSNSRLLSCRALGPNGGRTADIANAVEWATDQGADIINMSLGGGGYNQTMKNAVSYAWNQGVLLICAAGNHKDGDPPSQQDVSYPAAYEECVAVGAVDQNKSPTEFSNYGEKVDIAAPGNDVLSSVPGGDYAQFPGTSMACPAVAGVAALGLDRHDWPVSQTRQNLLDTAQPLSEDSKFVGVGLADAYNFVTAGGGSKNEPPIVTLNDDSRTVTVNREIIFDASGSRDPDGSITNYRWEFGDGSDPVTGSDAAEVSHTYTDTGDYTVTVTVTDNDGAEATTSVNVSVSSEAKDRITTESSGSLSGMLDYDTYTYALETDSPLQLILSLDGPSDADFDLYVSFDGRIPTPNDYDRASYTQDSNEQIIIDDFSQVSEIGILVYVYSGRGDYTLSLEEIGNTSS; this is translated from the coding sequence GTGAACGAGTCACTTTCGTACCTTCGTTCAGCAGTCCCTCAGGAATTCAAGGAGGAACTCCTTCCGACGGTCGAAGCGATTGACGGAGTCAAATACACGGAATTCAATCACGTTCGCGAGCCGATCGCCACGGTTCCGAATGACCCGAAGTTCGACAGCCAGTACGCGCCACAACTGGTCAACGCCCCGAAAGCCTGGGATGTTACCTTCGGTAGCAAAGACGTCACCATCGCTGTCATAGACACTGGGACAGATTACACCCATCCCGATCTTGACGGGCAGTTCGGGAGCCAGAAGGGACGGGACTTCGTCGACAACGACAGCGACCCCGCACCGCAATCCGCTCAGCATGGGACACACGTCTCCGGCATCGCTGCCGGCGAAACGAACGACGAAACCGGTATCGCAGGTGTCAGTAACTCACGGCTCCTGAGTTGTCGTGCACTCGGTCCGAACGGGGGCCGAACCGCCGATATCGCTAACGCTGTCGAGTGGGCGACTGATCAGGGGGCGGACATTATCAATATGTCACTCGGTGGCGGCGGCTACAACCAGACGATGAAAAACGCTGTTTCGTACGCATGGAATCAGGGTGTCCTCCTCATCTGTGCAGCCGGTAACCACAAGGACGGTGACCCTCCAAGCCAGCAGGACGTGTCGTACCCAGCAGCCTACGAAGAATGCGTCGCCGTCGGTGCCGTCGATCAGAACAAGAGTCCGACCGAGTTCTCGAACTACGGTGAGAAGGTCGACATCGCGGCTCCGGGCAATGACGTCCTCTCATCCGTTCCCGGAGGGGACTACGCGCAGTTCCCCGGAACCTCAATGGCGTGTCCTGCTGTCGCCGGCGTTGCGGCGCTCGGACTCGACAGACACGATTGGCCCGTCAGCCAGACCCGACAGAACCTTCTCGACACTGCCCAGCCATTGAGTGAGGACAGCAAGTTCGTCGGTGTCGGCCTTGCGGATGCATACAACTTCGTCACCGCCGGCGGCGGATCGAAAAACGAACCGCCAATCGTGACGCTCAACGACGACTCACGAACTGTCACTGTCAACAGAGAGATTATCTTCGATGCCAGCGGCTCCCGTGATCCCGACGGCTCGATAACGAACTACCGCTGGGAGTTCGGCGACGGCTCAGACCCCGTTACGGGTTCGGACGCAGCAGAGGTCAGCCACACGTACACCGACACTGGCGACTACACCGTTACCGTCACTGTGACAGATAATGACGGTGCCGAGGCAACTACCTCAGTCAACGTCTCTGTCTCTTCTGAAGCAAAAGACCGTATCACCACTGAGTCGTCCGGCTCACTCAGTGGGATGCTTGACTATGATACGTACACGTACGCCCTGGAGACGGACTCGCCTCTGCAGTTGATCCTCAGCCTCGATGGCCCGTCTGATGCTGACTTCGACCTCTATGTCTCCTTCGACGGTCGCATACCCACGCCGAACGACTACGACCGCGCGTCCTACACGCAGGACAGCAACGAACAGATAATCATCGACGACTTCTCGCAGGTCAGCGAAATAGGCATACTCGTGTATGTCTACAGCGGACGCGGAGACTACACACTCTCACTGGAGGAAATCGGAAACACAAGCTCGTAA
- a CDS encoding helix-turn-helix domain-containing protein, whose product MPHAELTLTIPEEIWIGDVSRAYDDATFRILSALPGEDSGVGLAEITADDLPAVLRDIENRESVTTLEILSHRDDSALVQFETSMPLLLFPVQGSGVPLEMPFTLSDGEAVWDISAPQERLSELGEQLEEFGISFSVDRIRQHLESEQVLTESQFELVEEAIEAGYYDTPRECSLTELADRVGIAKSTCSETLHRAEEQILKQFVSDHPAR is encoded by the coding sequence ATGCCACACGCAGAACTCACACTCACGATTCCGGAGGAGATCTGGATCGGCGATGTCTCGCGAGCGTACGACGACGCGACGTTTCGCATCCTGTCGGCGCTCCCCGGTGAGGACTCCGGTGTCGGGCTGGCAGAGATCACAGCAGACGACCTCCCGGCGGTGCTCCGTGATATCGAGAACAGAGAGTCTGTCACCACGCTGGAGATACTGTCACACCGGGACGACAGCGCGCTAGTGCAGTTCGAGACGTCGATGCCGCTCCTGCTCTTCCCAGTTCAGGGCTCGGGCGTTCCGCTGGAGATGCCGTTTACGCTCTCGGACGGCGAGGCCGTCTGGGACATATCCGCGCCACAGGAACGACTCTCCGAACTCGGCGAGCAACTGGAGGAGTTCGGCATCTCCTTCAGCGTCGACCGCATCCGGCAACACCTCGAAAGCGAGCAGGTACTCACCGAGAGCCAGTTCGAACTGGTCGAGGAGGCCATCGAGGCGGGCTACTACGACACGCCGCGGGAGTGCTCGCTAACGGAGCTTGCAGACCGAGTCGGTATCGCGAAGTCGACCTGCAGTGAAACGCTCCACCGCGCGGAAGAGCAGATACTCAAGCAGTTCGTGTCGGACCACCCGGCGCGGTGA
- a CDS encoding helix-turn-helix domain-containing protein, which translates to MSDSGIRVELSVDAPGACPVASVSDEAGAAVTDVARSSPDADGQVIEEFTATGTDGGEIETREDMDKVFSTGTGARYQFSRSRTECVCEAVETYDCPVADIRAEGGQLHLTFHAPDVDRVRAIVTRLKELYDGVSLRSMRRNGDVDPVDSILVDRSKLTDRQQEVLETAVEMGYFEYPKGANAGDVAAELDISVSTFAEHLAAAQTKLLDSIVAE; encoded by the coding sequence ATGAGCGACTCCGGCATCAGAGTGGAGCTATCGGTCGATGCCCCGGGGGCCTGTCCGGTGGCGAGCGTCTCGGATGAGGCGGGCGCGGCCGTGACCGATGTTGCCCGAAGCAGCCCAGATGCAGACGGGCAGGTCATCGAAGAGTTCACCGCGACGGGCACTGACGGAGGGGAAATCGAGACACGAGAGGACATGGACAAGGTGTTCTCGACGGGCACCGGGGCCCGCTACCAGTTCTCTCGGTCGCGAACTGAGTGCGTCTGTGAAGCGGTCGAAACGTATGACTGTCCGGTGGCAGATATCCGTGCTGAGGGCGGACAGCTCCACCTGACATTTCACGCTCCCGATGTCGACCGGGTGCGAGCCATTGTGACGCGGCTGAAGGAACTGTACGACGGCGTCTCACTCCGGTCGATGCGGCGCAACGGCGATGTCGACCCGGTGGACTCGATACTGGTCGACCGGAGCAAGCTCACCGACCGGCAGCAGGAAGTGCTCGAAACGGCCGTCGAGATGGGCTATTTCGAATACCCCAAAGGGGCCAACGCCGGCGACGTGGCGGCGGAACTGGACATCTCCGTTTCGACGTTCGCCGAACACCTCGCCGCCGCCCAGACAAAGCTGCTTGACAGCATTGTCGCGGAGTAG
- a CDS encoding SDR family NAD(P)-dependent oxidoreductase — MDVPLYDSLDGQVALVTGATRGIGKAIADGLVDLGATVYAGARDTDDIEAMDRHAVGLDVTDDEGMVAAVDRIEREQGHLDVLVNNAGVMDSREPLDEMPTDVIDHTLDTNLRGAVLMTKYALPLLLGDDGGRVVTMSSGLGAITESQSGGTPAYRISKTGVNGLTKYLDGEYAADGLVANSVCPGYVQTDMTEGSAPRTPEKGAETPVWLARFRPDAPSGRFWRDKAEIEW, encoded by the coding sequence ATGGACGTTCCGCTCTATGACTCCCTCGACGGGCAGGTCGCCCTCGTCACCGGCGCGACGCGGGGCATCGGGAAGGCAATCGCCGACGGGCTGGTCGACCTCGGCGCGACTGTGTACGCCGGCGCACGCGACACTGACGACATCGAAGCCATGGACCGCCACGCCGTCGGACTCGACGTGACCGACGACGAGGGGATGGTCGCCGCCGTCGACCGCATCGAGCGCGAACAGGGTCACCTCGACGTGCTGGTCAACAACGCCGGCGTGATGGATTCGCGAGAACCACTCGACGAGATGCCGACCGACGTCATCGACCACACCCTCGATACGAACCTCCGGGGGGCGGTCCTCATGACGAAATACGCCCTCCCGCTGTTGCTGGGCGACGACGGCGGCCGCGTCGTCACCATGTCCTCCGGGCTAGGAGCCATTACCGAGAGCCAGTCGGGCGGCACGCCGGCCTACCGCATCTCGAAGACGGGCGTCAACGGACTGACGAAGTACCTCGACGGCGAGTACGCGGCCGACGGGCTGGTCGCCAACTCGGTGTGTCCGGGGTACGTTCAGACGGACATGACCGAGGGCAGCGCCCCGCGAACACCCGAAAAAGGAGCGGAGACGCCGGTCTGGCTCGCCCGCTTCCGACCCGACGCACCGAGCGGGCGGTTCTGGCGCGATAAAGCTGAAATCGAGTGGTAG
- a CDS encoding ArsR/SmtB family transcription factor, with the protein MEKALWYLLTATRGGANRARIIDALSDRPMNANELADELDVGYKTIRHHMEQLEDHDVVESGDEEYAKLYFLTDRFDNYRDTFEEIVEKMDE; encoded by the coding sequence ATGGAGAAAGCGCTCTGGTACCTGCTGACGGCGACGCGCGGCGGCGCCAACCGGGCGCGTATCATCGACGCTCTCTCGGACCGACCGATGAACGCCAACGAACTCGCCGACGAACTCGACGTGGGCTACAAGACGATCAGACATCACATGGAACAGCTAGAGGACCACGACGTGGTCGAATCCGGCGACGAGGAGTACGCCAAACTCTACTTCCTGACCGACCGGTTCGACAACTACCGCGATACCTTCGAGGAGATCGTGGAGAAAATGGACGAATGA
- a CDS encoding NUDIX hydrolase, with translation MSSDAVDETHENARQEVVAVDADDNEEGLVNRLDAHTGDGVRHRAFTALLFDEDDRILLAQRAANKRLWDTHWDGTVASHPVQGQTQVEATEERLEEELGIDPSQYGDLRVTDRFEYKRYYENAGLEWEVCAVLQATLHDTSLEPNPEEVDGLMWVPYERLREHPEYYRQLRLCPWFEIAMRRDEER, from the coding sequence ATGAGTTCCGACGCGGTCGACGAGACGCACGAAAACGCTCGACAGGAGGTCGTCGCGGTGGATGCCGACGACAACGAGGAGGGGCTGGTCAATCGGCTCGATGCGCACACCGGTGACGGGGTTCGCCACCGCGCGTTCACCGCCCTGTTGTTCGACGAGGATGACCGAATCCTGCTCGCACAGCGTGCCGCCAACAAACGCCTCTGGGACACCCACTGGGACGGCACCGTCGCCTCCCACCCCGTCCAGGGCCAGACGCAGGTCGAAGCCACCGAGGAGCGCCTCGAAGAGGAACTGGGTATCGACCCTTCGCAGTACGGGGACCTCCGCGTGACCGACCGGTTCGAGTACAAGCGCTACTACGAGAACGCCGGCCTCGAATGGGAAGTCTGCGCGGTTCTCCAGGCCACACTCCACGACACTTCGCTGGAACCGAACCCCGAAGAGGTCGACGGCCTCATGTGGGTCCCCTACGAGCGGCTGCGCGAACACCCCGAGTACTACCGCCAGCTGCGCCTCTGTCCCTGGTTCGAGATCGCGATGCGCCGGGACGAGGAGCGGTAG
- a CDS encoding DUF2249 domain-containing protein — MSTDQQESVRELDVRDVEGEPFGQIMDALDSVSESEALRLVNSFEPVPLYDVLTRKGYQYDAEQVADEEWHVTIRPE; from the coding sequence ATGAGTACGGACCAGCAAGAGTCGGTACGAGAACTCGACGTTCGGGACGTCGAGGGGGAGCCGTTCGGACAGATCATGGACGCGCTCGACTCTGTCAGCGAAAGCGAGGCGCTCAGGCTGGTGAACAGCTTCGAGCCGGTGCCGCTGTACGACGTTCTCACGAGGAAGGGATACCAGTACGACGCGGAACAGGTCGCCGACGAGGAGTGGCACGTCACGATACGGCCGGAGTGA
- a CDS encoding metallophosphoesterase has product MTASYDDRALLFGETLVVADLHVGRGTGGNLELPVGSGSDMLQRFQSLVERHKPAEVVIAGDLLHSFQTVPRSVESTVAGLREACRTAGARLLVTPGNHDTMLDSVWDGPTEPEYRVGDTVVCHGHEAPEADADRYVVGHDHPTISIEGQRQPCYLVGSGQYRGSDVVMLPSFNRLNAGVEVNEMRAGDFQSPLVTDADRLEPVVWDESGRETLSFPPLGEFRRML; this is encoded by the coding sequence ATGACAGCCAGCTATGACGACCGTGCGCTCCTGTTCGGGGAGACGCTCGTCGTCGCGGACCTCCACGTCGGCCGGGGCACCGGCGGAAACCTCGAACTCCCGGTCGGATCCGGCTCGGACATGCTCCAGCGGTTCCAGTCGCTCGTCGAGCGCCACAAGCCAGCGGAGGTCGTTATCGCCGGTGACCTCCTCCACTCGTTCCAGACCGTTCCCCGGTCGGTCGAGAGTACCGTCGCCGGCCTCAGGGAGGCCTGCCGGACGGCCGGTGCGCGCCTGCTCGTGACGCCGGGCAACCACGACACGATGCTCGACAGCGTGTGGGACGGGCCGACCGAGCCGGAGTACCGGGTCGGCGACACCGTCGTCTGCCACGGCCACGAGGCCCCCGAAGCCGACGCCGACCGCTACGTCGTCGGACATGACCACCCCACGATCAGCATTGAGGGGCAACGCCAGCCCTGCTACCTTGTCGGGAGCGGTCAGTACCGCGGCAGCGATGTCGTGATGCTCCCGTCGTTCAACAGGCTGAACGCCGGCGTCGAGGTCAACGAGATGCGCGCCGGTGACTTCCAGTCCCCGCTGGTCACCGACGCCGACCGGCTGGAGCCGGTGGTCTGGGACGAGAGCGGCCGCGAGACCCTATCGTTCCCGCCGCTGGGGGAGTTCCGCCGCATGCTATAA
- a CDS encoding radical SAM protein, with product MRGNLDLDQQPLVLIWEVTQACELACKHCRADAQPRRHPDELSTAEGKALLDQAREFGEGQLVVLSGGDPLAREDLPALVDYGTERGLRMTMTPSGTTSLTRDRLADLDDAGLRRLALSLDGGDSDAHDAFRGESGSFEATMAAAEAAQDLDIPLQINTTVCAETVEQLPAIRDLVADLDAVLWSVFFLVPVGRGRVLTPIPPERAERVLEWLHEVSDEASFGLKTTEAPHYRRVAIQNQDEGASGLKRRMGIRAGKGFAFVSHTGEVYPSGFLPESAGNVREESVVDIYRESSLFQQLRDDDALTGKCGACRYRSVCGGSRSRAYATTGDPLAADPLCDYQPDGFEGPVPDQHPAD from the coding sequence ATGCGCGGGAATCTCGACCTCGACCAGCAGCCGCTGGTGCTGATATGGGAAGTGACGCAGGCCTGCGAACTGGCGTGCAAACACTGCCGGGCCGACGCCCAGCCGCGTCGCCACCCCGACGAACTGTCGACGGCGGAGGGAAAGGCGCTGCTGGATCAGGCCCGCGAGTTCGGCGAGGGCCAACTGGTCGTCCTCTCGGGCGGGGACCCGCTCGCTCGTGAGGATCTCCCCGCGCTCGTCGACTACGGGACCGAGCGGGGCCTCCGGATGACGATGACCCCGAGCGGGACGACCTCGCTGACGAGGGACCGGCTGGCCGACCTCGACGACGCCGGACTCCGGCGGCTGGCGCTGTCTCTCGACGGCGGCGACAGCGACGCCCACGACGCCTTCCGGGGCGAGTCCGGGAGCTTCGAGGCGACGATGGCGGCCGCCGAGGCGGCCCAGGATCTCGACATCCCGCTGCAGATAAACACCACCGTCTGTGCGGAGACGGTCGAGCAACTGCCGGCCATCCGGGACCTCGTTGCAGACCTCGATGCGGTGCTGTGGTCGGTGTTCTTCCTCGTCCCGGTCGGCCGCGGGCGTGTGCTGACGCCGATTCCCCCCGAGCGGGCCGAGCGCGTGCTGGAGTGGCTCCACGAGGTCAGCGACGAGGCGTCGTTCGGCCTCAAGACGACCGAAGCGCCCCACTACCGGCGCGTCGCGATACAGAACCAGGACGAGGGGGCCAGCGGGCTCAAGCGCCGAATGGGTATCCGCGCCGGCAAGGGCTTTGCCTTCGTGAGCCACACCGGCGAGGTGTACCCCTCCGGGTTCCTGCCGGAATCGGCGGGCAACGTCCGGGAGGAAAGCGTCGTCGACATCTACCGGGAGTCGTCGCTGTTCCAGCAACTCAGAGACGACGACGCGCTGACGGGCAAGTGCGGGGCCTGCCGGTACCGGTCGGTCTGTGGCGGCAGTCGGTCGCGGGCCTACGCGACGACGGGAGACCCGCTGGCGGCGGACCCGCTGTGTGACTATCAACCGGATGGGTTCGAGGGGCCGGTTCCCGACCAGCACCCAGCAGATTGA
- a CDS encoding pyridoxal phosphate-dependent aminotransferase: MTEFSRRVEQVSISGIREVFEAAGEDAINLGLGQPDFPTPEHARQAAVEAIQAGEVDAYTSNKGTEELREAIAAKHARDNDLDVDPGDIIATSGGSEALHIALEAHVDAGEEVIFPDPGFVSYDALTHLAGGTPRPVPLREDLTMAPETVEEAITEDTAAFVVNSPANPTGAVQSPEDMREFARIADEHDVLCISDEVYEHQVFEGEHRSPAEFSETENVVVVNACSKAYSMTGWRLGWVTGSTDRIERMLRVHQYAQACASAPAQYAAEAALTGPQDPVAEMRDAFEERRDVLLDGLEEMGLDCPTPKGAFYAMPKVPDGWVDEVIDRGVVVVPGDAFGEHGAGYARISYATDMETLKEAIDIMADATAAVR; this comes from the coding sequence ATGACCGAATTCTCCCGGCGGGTAGAGCAGGTATCGATTTCGGGCATCCGCGAAGTGTTCGAGGCGGCCGGCGAAGACGCCATCAACCTCGGCCTCGGCCAGCCGGATTTTCCGACGCCGGAGCACGCCCGGCAAGCGGCCGTCGAGGCAATTCAGGCTGGGGAAGTCGACGCCTACACGTCGAACAAGGGGACCGAGGAACTCCGGGAGGCCATCGCCGCCAAACACGCCCGGGACAACGACCTCGACGTCGACCCCGGGGACATCATTGCCACGTCGGGCGGGAGCGAGGCGCTGCATATCGCGCTGGAGGCCCATGTTGATGCAGGAGAGGAAGTCATCTTCCCGGACCCCGGATTCGTCTCCTACGACGCCCTGACCCATCTGGCCGGCGGGACGCCGCGGCCGGTCCCGCTGCGTGAGGACCTCACGATGGCCCCCGAGACGGTCGAAGAGGCCATCACCGAGGACACGGCGGCGTTCGTCGTGAACTCGCCGGCGAACCCGACTGGCGCAGTGCAGTCCCCCGAGGACATGCGGGAGTTCGCCCGTATCGCCGACGAACACGACGTGCTGTGTATCTCCGACGAGGTGTACGAACACCAGGTGTTCGAAGGCGAGCACCGCTCGCCGGCGGAATTCAGCGAGACTGAGAACGTCGTCGTCGTCAACGCCTGCTCGAAGGCGTACTCGATGACGGGCTGGCGGCTCGGCTGGGTCACCGGCTCCACCGACCGCATCGAGCGGATGCTACGGGTCCACCAGTACGCACAGGCCTGTGCGTCGGCCCCGGCCCAGTACGCCGCCGAGGCGGCGCTGACAGGGCCACAGGACCCCGTCGCGGAGATGCGCGACGCGTTCGAGGAGCGACGGGACGTGCTGCTCGACGGCCTCGAAGAGATGGGACTCGACTGTCCGACGCCGAAGGGCGCGTTCTACGCGATGCCGAAGGTCCCCGACGGCTGGGTCGACGAGGTCATCGACCGCGGCGTCGTCGTCGTCCCCGGCGACGCCTTCGGCGAACACGGCGCGGGCTACGCCCGCATCTCCTACGCGACGGACATGGAGACGCTGAAAGAGGCCATCGACATCATGGCCGACGCGACAGCAGCGGTCCGCTGA
- a CDS encoding CGCGG family putative rSAM-modified RiPP protein, producing MSHSHEDVPPVTTEVHDNSWSANLETPAHAADPDVVVEQAIDAVEMTTAGNHVNLVSHADHGHPETYLFDALEDAFGETISTEYVQQCGCGGHVTRVHREA from the coding sequence ATGAGCCATTCCCACGAGGACGTGCCGCCGGTCACGACCGAGGTGCACGACAACTCCTGGTCGGCGAACCTGGAGACGCCCGCACACGCCGCGGACCCCGACGTGGTCGTCGAACAGGCCATCGACGCCGTCGAGATGACGACAGCTGGGAACCACGTCAATCTGGTGAGCCACGCCGACCACGGTCACCCGGAAACCTACCTGTTCGACGCGCTGGAGGACGCCTTCGGCGAGACGATTTCGACGGAGTACGTCCAGCAGTGTGGCTGTGGGGGCCACGTCACCCGCGTCCACCGGGAGGCATAG
- a CDS encoding DUF7839 domain-containing protein: MVDVLENKRAATRFRVLVEIAERQPAVSQGEIADAVGVTSQAVSEYIRELVDDGLVEKEGRSRYRVTKEGVDWVFQSATDVRRFADHVTDDVLGSVQEDAAIATADLKEGETVTLSLSDGLLHAHPGGGDATGVTTTSAAEGEVVGVTGFEGVIDLDPGHVSVIQVPPVRTGPVENIDEIATACADVPIVTAAGVESVVALRDADIEPTTHFAAGEVAAAAASRGLDAVVVATQDTVGRVTDALRDASVDYDVTQ; this comes from the coding sequence ATGGTCGACGTCCTGGAGAACAAGCGGGCCGCGACGCGGTTTCGGGTCCTCGTGGAAATCGCCGAGCGCCAGCCCGCAGTGAGTCAGGGCGAAATCGCCGATGCCGTCGGCGTGACGAGCCAGGCCGTCAGCGAGTACATCCGCGAACTCGTCGACGACGGCCTCGTTGAGAAAGAGGGGCGGTCCCGCTACCGGGTCACCAAGGAGGGCGTCGACTGGGTGTTCCAGTCTGCGACCGATGTCCGACGGTTCGCCGACCACGTCACCGACGACGTACTCGGGAGCGTGCAGGAGGACGCTGCCATCGCCACGGCGGATCTGAAAGAAGGAGAGACGGTGACACTCTCGCTGTCGGACGGGCTGTTGCACGCCCATCCCGGCGGCGGCGACGCGACAGGCGTGACAACGACGAGCGCCGCGGAGGGCGAAGTCGTCGGTGTCACCGGCTTCGAGGGCGTCATCGACCTCGACCCCGGCCACGTCAGCGTCATTCAGGTCCCGCCGGTCCGGACGGGGCCAGTCGAGAACATCGACGAGATCGCCACAGCCTGTGCAGATGTTCCCATCGTCACCGCAGCGGGCGTCGAGTCCGTCGTTGCGCTCCGCGATGCCGACATCGAACCGACGACACATTTCGCGGCTGGCGAGGTGGCCGCTGCGGCCGCATCGCGGGGACTCGATGCCGTGGTCGTCGCGACACAGGACACCGTGGGGCGTGTGACCGACGCCCTTCGCGATGCGAGCGTCGACTACGACGTGACGCAGTGA
- a CDS encoding thiolase family protein: MTDVVLVDGARTAHGELLGGLAERSAIALGTAAVEGLLDRTAIDKDSVDWVGLGNAVQAGVGQVPARQVVVESPLPDDVAATTLNEASGSGLRAITTAADRIEAGRASVCFAGGMESMSNAPYLVPDMRGGRRHGNSELVDAMIWDSLWDKHYDAHMGTLTEALAAEHDISREAQDEYARRSNHRAGEAIQSGTFTEELVPVETADGLVTEDEGPRPDTTLDRLAALPPAFSDGGTITAGNASKLSDGAGAVVLADAETVDREGLGPMAHVEDYAVAYRDPSEFSIAVRDVVEKLLERNDLAVADVDHFELNEAFAAQMVYVADELDIPAEKHNPLGGAVALGHPIGASGGILMTTMLYAMERADHHRGIVGMSVGGGGAIAMSVVR; encoded by the coding sequence ATGACGGATGTGGTTCTGGTAGACGGCGCACGCACCGCACACGGTGAACTGCTGGGAGGCCTCGCAGAACGAAGCGCGATAGCGCTGGGTACGGCAGCCGTCGAGGGACTGCTTGACCGAACCGCCATTGATAAAGACAGTGTCGACTGGGTCGGCCTCGGAAACGCGGTACAGGCGGGCGTCGGCCAAGTTCCGGCCAGACAAGTCGTCGTCGAGTCGCCGCTCCCTGACGATGTCGCCGCCACGACGCTCAACGAGGCATCGGGGTCCGGGTTGCGGGCGATCACGACCGCCGCCGACCGTATCGAGGCCGGTCGGGCGTCGGTGTGTTTCGCCGGCGGTATGGAGTCGATGTCGAACGCGCCGTATCTCGTTCCGGATATGCGCGGCGGTCGCCGACACGGGAACAGCGAACTCGTCGACGCGATGATCTGGGACTCGCTGTGGGACAAACACTACGACGCGCACATGGGCACGCTGACGGAGGCCCTCGCCGCAGAGCACGACATCAGTCGCGAGGCTCAAGACGAGTACGCTCGGCGGAGCAACCACCGTGCCGGTGAGGCCATCCAGTCCGGGACGTTCACCGAAGAACTCGTCCCCGTGGAAACAGCGGATGGCCTCGTGACAGAGGACGAAGGGCCGCGGCCCGACACGACGCTGGATCGGCTGGCGGCGCTTCCACCGGCGTTTTCGGACGGAGGCACGATCACCGCCGGCAACGCCTCGAAGCTCTCGGACGGAGCGGGTGCAGTGGTGCTGGCCGACGCCGAGACGGTCGATCGCGAAGGGCTGGGACCGATGGCCCACGTCGAAGATTACGCGGTTGCCTACCGTGACCCGTCGGAATTCTCTATCGCCGTCCGCGACGTTGTCGAAAAACTGCTTGAGCGCAACGACCTCGCCGTCGCCGACGTGGACCACTTCGAACTCAACGAGGCGTTTGCTGCGCAGATGGTGTACGTCGCCGACGAACTCGACATCCCCGCCGAGAAACACAACCCGCTCGGCGGCGCAGTGGCGCTCGGGCACCCCATCGGAGCCAGCGGCGGCATCCTCATGACCACGATGCTGTATGCGATGGAACGAGCGGACCACCATCGCGGCATCGTGGGGATGAGCGTCGGCGGTGGCGGCGCGATTGCGATGTCTGTGGTCCGATAG